The following is a genomic window from Acidobacteriota bacterium.
GCTGGACTTCGGGCCGGGCTGTGTCTGGCGAGCCGTCGTGCGGTCGTGTCGACCTGCCGAGCTCTTCGAGCTGCGACTCACGGAAGCCGACCGCGATTGGACGGACACGGTCGTCGGCTTCGAGTTGACGGCGTCGGACGCGGGCACGCAGGTGGCCTTCTCTCATCGAGGCTGGCCCGAGCCCAACCCGCATTACCGAACGTCCTGCCATTGTTGGGCGCTGTACCTCAGACTGCTTCGGAGGCACCTCGAACATGGAGTTCAGGAGGAGTGAGATCGACGCAGGCAGCCAAAGGACGCGGCGATGGACACGTGGAAGTTCTACGACATCACGCACCGTGAGCACATGGTGTGTAATCCCATAAGCAGCGACAAACTGGCGCGACTTGTCGATCTCTTGCGGCTTCCAGCGGACGCGCGCGTGGTCGACATCGCGTGTGGCAAGGGTGAGTTTCTGATTCGTCTGGCTGAAGCGTACGGCATCCGCGGCATCGGGATTGACATGTCTCCGTTCTTCATCGCCGACGCACAGAAGCGGCTGAAGATGCGAGCGCCGGGGGCAGAGGTCGTCTTCAAGCAGATGGACGGCTCGGACTTCAGGCCCGAAGAGCCGCGCACCTTCAGCCTGGCCTCCTGCATCGGCGCCAGCTGGGTGTTCGGTGGTCACGCCGGGACGCTGGAGGCGCTCTCGGGCATGGTCGCGCCCGGTGGGTGGGTGATTGTCGGGGAGCCCTACTGGCGCCAGGAGCCATCGGAGGAGTACCTGGCGGCGTCGGGG
Proteins encoded in this region:
- a CDS encoding SRPBCC domain-containing protein, which gives rise to MADILQDLLIRVPPHRAFEGVSQPVFLDRWWTLRSTGVPAVGTVYELDFGPGCVWRAVVRSCRPAELFELRLTEADRDWTDTVVGFELTASDAGTQVAFSHRGWPEPNPHYRTSCHCWALYLRLLRRHLEHGVQEE
- a CDS encoding class I SAM-dependent methyltransferase, translated to MDTWKFYDITHREHMVCNPISSDKLARLVDLLRLPADARVVDIACGKGEFLIRLAEAYGIRGIGIDMSPFFIADAQKRLKMRAPGAEVVFKQMDGSDFRPEEPRTFSLASCIGASWVFGGHAGTLEALSGMVAPGGWVIVGEPYWRQEPSEEYLAASGTGSSAFGTHWGNAEAGEVGGLELVHTFVSSRDDWDLYEGLQWSAAVEYARCHPDDPDLPELVERVAKGRTVYLRWGRETVGWAMYVFRHRPS